CTTTTCTTTTGTACAAAACCAAGCTCCTGCAGATTTTTGAGATGCTCCACATTGAGTCCTGGCTGAAAGCCCCAGTCAAAGTTGTCAAAGCTCATCCCTGTGGGAAAAACAGCGTGTTGGATCCGTCGTTGTAAAGAGCGCTTTTGCCGGGCGGCCAATTGGATATCAAGCATCTCGCTTAAAAACTGCAGATGTCCCAGCCCGTTTGCTGCGGCTCGTTGTAGCCCTGATTCCAGCTCCTTGGCCATATCTTTAAGCAGCAAGGTGCGCAGATCCTTTATGACTTTATCCAGAAGCAGCTCACTCATTTTCATCCTCCCGGCTGTGCAGCAGCTGGTCATAGTGCCTCAGATCATATTTTTCCACAGCTTGGCCCCTAAGCCAGCTGCGGATATTATCGGGCATGACCTGTTCATTGTGCTGGGGCTTTAGTTTTCCACCCTGGAGGATCCTGAGGACGGCATCTGCGCTGTAGGCCCCGTATTTAGCGGCATAGTTGAGAGCGCCGCAAACCACATCCTGACCATAGTGATCCGCAAGCTTCAGGATGCGTTGAAGGTGATATCCGGCGGCCGCCTTTTTTTCTTCCAAAAGGCCCTGGTAATAGGCCCGAGCTGCCTCTCCAAGCCGGAGAAAGGCCGATTCCAGGAGCTGTTTTTGCCCGGATGTCTTTTTGTATTCCTGTTCATGTTCAGGCAGGATCTGGCGCTGATTCCGGCCCTGAACGTAGGTGTGCCTACAGTGCAGTTGCTTTTTAAGCCAGATCTCAAGACGATCTTGGTACAAGCGGAGCTTGACCCATTGTCCGATCAATGCCGGATCTACGCTATAACGATTGGTATCCAAACCGACACAGAAGTCGGTATGCACCACCCGGTCGCACTCTTTATATGCTTGATCCGATAGGTTGTAAGGCAATGGCCGTAAGTAGGACATCTCCCGATCCAGACGATCCACAGGCCTTTCCTTGAGTGTTCCATGCAGGCGTACATTGGCGGTCTGGGCCCGCCAGAGATCGCCTCTGGAGTTGAGATCTTCCAGATCCTGAAACTCCCGCCCTTTGAGGAAATTGGTCTCCACATAATAAAAGGGACGCTCTACAATCCCGTGGCGCTCTTTTTTGCCCGGGGGCAAGATGACCACCTTAAAGCCATATCCGTTGGCAAAACTTTGAAAAACCGGATTGATCCAAATTTTCCCCGGTCCAGTATGTCTGCCCACAGTGGTCATGTTGTCATAGGTTATGGTCTGGGGCACGGCTCCAAGCTCCCCAAAAGCCTGCTCATGCAGGGAAATCACACTTTCGATTTTCTCATCCACAAAAAAACGGAGAAACATCCAGCGACTAAAGCACAGGACAATGGAGCCAGTGTGCACCATCTGTTGCCGTCCCCCCAGGATGACCCGGTGGGGGCTCCAGTCCATCTGAGCTTCCTGGCCCGGAGGATGATCAATTGGCGGCCTGGGGACTTTGCGTGGCTTTTGCCGGATTGTGCGCAAATAATCTTTGAGGATGGAGTATCCGCCCTGATAGCCAAGCTCTCTTATCTCCTCCAGGATGCGCACCCCGTTGAGGTCTTTTTCCCGGACCAGAAATTCTATCTTGCTTTTAAAAGGATCGAGCTTACTCCCTTTGGGCCCCGCTTGTCTGACGGTTTGGGGGCGTAGTTCCCGGCGGACGGCATTGCGACTGACTCCGGCCTGCTTGGCGGTGGCCCGCAAGGACCCGGTTTGATAAAAGGCGTCCCGGATCAGTTGCTTTTTCTGTTCACTGAGACGGCTCATATGAGCTCCTTTGTTCCAAGATCTCCAGATTGGATTTGATAAGAGTCAAAGCGGCCTGGACTGTATCCTCCTGACCCAGCTCATTTTCCAGAGCCCGCAGTATCTTCCATAGGGCCCTAAAGATCTTGCAGGTCTTTTGCTCTTTTTCATAATGGGAGATGGCCAGCTTGGGATTTTTTAGCAGAAAACTCCTGACCTGTATGTCCGCGGCCTTGACCCACAAGTCGGTCAAGATCCGGACCTGAGCTGTACTCAATCCATGGCTTTGAATGGCTGCAGACACATCCGCCTGGTTGCAGGTGTGCAACCGGGCCAAGTGCAGACCGGACCCAGGGGGCACAAGCTCAAGCTGAATATCTGTAATGATTTCCGGGGCCAAAGAAGTGATCAAAAGCAGCCGCCGGTTGACCCAGCTTTTATGCCGCCCCAGGAGTACGGCCGCCTCTTTTTGGCTCAGTCCGTCTTTGTGTACCAATTCCCGGACCAAGGCCGCTTCCTGGATTATGCTGTGCTTTTTCCTGCGGTTAAGGACCAAGATCATGGCCTTGGCCCGGATCAGATCCATATCCAGATCCATGGCCTGGATATGGGTGAGCCCCAGCTTCTTGGTCGCCTCATAGCGGGTAAAGCCATCGATCAAGATCCTGCCGGTCATAACGACTGGGGAGATCTGTCCCTGTTGCTTTAAGGCAGCAGCCATCTTGGTAATATCCTTGGCCTTGGGCCGGCACAGGGGCAAAAGACGCAGATCCAGATCAGATAAAGGCAAGGACCGGGTTTTCATTTCATCCTCAGGGAGTCGCGACATATTTGGCGGACAGTGGCCGGGTCTTTTTTGCGTATTTCTTCTTTGCTTGTAAGTGGGCGTTGATCCGATCTGAGAGGTGTCTGGGGCAAAGACAAGACCTGGAAAAGCTGCCCGTCAAAGGCGATAAGATCCTTGGCAATGAGTTCGTCCCGGGCCAGGATATATTCATCCAAAGTGAGCTTAATCAAAGTGCAGATCTTGTCATAGCTGTAATAGGAGAGCCCCTGGCGATCGCCTGCCAGGATGAGGAAGACATACAACAGCAGGGCATGATGGCTGAGCTCTTGCCAGTATCCCTGGCGCAGAAAGCTGTGCTGGATAAAGGCAAAGCTGCCCTGAATGGACCGAATCCGGTCTGGAACAAGGGGCCTTTTGTGAATCATTTTTTTCCTCCTGTGCTGTAAATGGACTTAACACTGCAGATTGCCGTCCCTCCACCACT
This is a stretch of genomic DNA from Desulfovermiculus halophilus DSM 18834. It encodes these proteins:
- the istA gene encoding IS21 family transposase, with translation MSRLSEQKKQLIRDAFYQTGSLRATAKQAGVSRNAVRRELRPQTVRQAGPKGSKLDPFKSKIEFLVREKDLNGVRILEEIRELGYQGGYSILKDYLRTIRQKPRKVPRPPIDHPPGQEAQMDWSPHRVILGGRQQMVHTGSIVLCFSRWMFLRFFVDEKIESVISLHEQAFGELGAVPQTITYDNMTTVGRHTGPGKIWINPVFQSFANGYGFKVVILPPGKKERHGIVERPFYYVETNFLKGREFQDLEDLNSRGDLWRAQTANVRLHGTLKERPVDRLDREMSYLRPLPYNLSDQAYKECDRVVHTDFCVGLDTNRYSVDPALIGQWVKLRLYQDRLEIWLKKQLHCRHTYVQGRNQRQILPEHEQEYKKTSGQKQLLESAFLRLGEAARAYYQGLLEEKKAAAGYHLQRILKLADHYGQDVVCGALNYAAKYGAYSADAVLRILQGGKLKPQHNEQVMPDNIRSWLRGQAVEKYDLRHYDQLLHSREDENE
- a CDS encoding ParB/RepB/Spo0J family partition protein; protein product: MKTRSLPLSDLDLRLLPLCRPKAKDITKMAAALKQQGQISPVVMTGRILIDGFTRYEATKKLGLTHIQAMDLDMDLIRAKAMILVLNRRKKHSIIQEAALVRELVHKDGLSQKEAAVLLGRHKSWVNRRLLLITSLAPEIITDIQLELVPPGSGLHLARLHTCNQADVSAAIQSHGLSTAQVRILTDLWVKAADIQVRSFLLKNPKLAISHYEKEQKTCKIFRALWKILRALENELGQEDTVQAALTLIKSNLEILEQRSSYEPSQ